Proteins encoded in a region of the Ptychodera flava strain L36383 chromosome 4, AS_Pfla_20210202, whole genome shotgun sequence genome:
- the LOC139132006 gene encoding beta-sarcoglycan-like, giving the protein MASNFEHTSMRRSMREKSLERRRINKEHNSNFRAGYVHIYEEHLHKTGLRGRKRYLAYILLVLLFLVVIANFIITIVILCVLRIDHTGMETLDFMPSGLLRFVYGGDMGSVHTIDSKIGGYVAQDLELNGDTQPITMQQKIGSLLQGASVSIDGERTKVVAQNMYVRNPETRQNIFDTAYNEDYTMPRDVKNLNVRRAVTSMVTGGSESDLTISAGSVFVRGNEGVHLDGKSVNITADSGIILQTYMNETVIMDGKSGIQLVLSELPVVHGNVAKDDNIDTYKLCVCMPSGRLFRVATPPGEKYGCSKINDVNPCY; this is encoded by the exons atggcgtccaattTTGAG CACACCAGTATGCGTCGATCCATGCGGGAGAAGTCACTGGAAAGAAGACGAATCAACAAGGAACACAACAGTAACTTCCGTGCTGGTTATGTCCACATATATGAAGAACATCTTCACAAAACAGGACTGCGTGGAAGAAAAAGATATCTGGCGTATATTTTGCTTGTGCTTCTTTTCCTTGTGGTCATTGCCAATTTTATC ATAACCATTGTGATTTTATGCGTATTACGGATTGATCACACGGGTATGGAGACACTAGACTTCATGCCAAGTGGATTGCTGAGGTTTGTCTATGGTGGTGACATGGGGAGTGTTCATACTATAGACAGTAAGATTGGTGGCTATGTAGCTCAGGATTTAGAACTGAACGGTGATACACAGCCAATAACTATGCAACAGAAAATTGGCTCTTTGCTCCAAGGTGCCTCAG TGTCCATTGATGGAGAGAGAACCAAGGTGGTTGCCCaaaatatgtatgtacgtaaTCCAGAAACCAGacagaatatttttgacactgcgTACAATGAAGATTACACAATGCCCAGGGATGTAAAGAATTTGAATGTCAGACGAGCTGTCACGTCAATG GTGACCGGAGGCTCTGAGAGTGACCTGACCATATCTGCTGGTTCTGTCTTTGTTAGAGGAAATGAAGGAGTACATTTAGATGGTAAATCTGTCAACATCACCGCAGATAGTGGCATTATCTTGCAAACATACATG AACGAGACGGTAATAATGGATGGAAAAAGTGGAATTCAACTTGTCTTATCTGAGCTGCCAGTAGTCCATGGTAATGTAGCCAAGGATGATAATATTGACACTTACAAATTGTGTGTTTGTATGCCAAGTGGAAGGTTATTCCGTGTTGCCACGCCACCTGGTGAGAAATATGGCTGTTCTAAAATTAATGATGTAAATCCATGTTACTGA
- the LOC139131998 gene encoding glycine receptor subunit alphaZ1-like gives MHFKIHAAQILLSFMMAVWIGGCESTEDGDLRGEHRRIMSKILDDNEISTFRPGLNGDPVDTEVYILLQSFGEINPLSMEYTVDIDFYVSWMDDRLTHNTSDLVFQTVESIKKFWLPDLYFVNEKNGALHTVLSENIALLLKGNGTIVYATRLTLTLSCYMELQLFPLDIQHCMLKVRSYAYNVDHVKLHWTSRKTPISGGDITVPQFEFTHNDTYETVVGMPLGNYSTLTAVFTLERSLGFFIINLFLPSFLLVIISWISFWLHVDATAARASLGITSVLTLVTQSGSIRYMIPSLSYPTAMDLWFTSCIIFVFAALLEFSLVNYFYILSVRASRKELATGVPDHEEDEENENDNQTEMTERGNVNYEFNGPMMLYKGELSSSMSEPTDLRYRAGRDYDVTGKNKDKTKRAKKEAMYRRRAKLFLKIATRIDKTCRFLFPGLFGLFAIIFWIVYPTLRGGDNNLHVHL, from the exons TTTTATGATGGCGGTATGGATTGGGGGATGCGAATCGACAGAAGATGGTGATCTACGAGGCGAACACAGAAGAATTATGTCAAAAATTTTAGATGACAACGAAATTAGCACTTTTCGTCCAGGTTTAAACG GAGATCCTGTCGACACAGAGGTGTATATACTATTGCAGAGTTTCGGGGAAATCAATCCCCTGTCCATG GAATACACGGTGGATATTGACTTCTATGTATCTTGGATGGACGATAGATTAACACACAATACGAGCGATCTAGTTTTCCAAACGGTGGAATCCATTAAGAAGTTCTGGCTGCCAGATCTGTATTTTGTCAACGAAAAGAACGGAGCTTTACACACCGTGTTGTCAGAGAATATCGCGCTGCTACTCAAGGGTAATGGAACTATTGTTTACGCAACAAG GCTGACATTGACTTTGAGCTGTTACATGGAACTCCAACTTTTTCCTCTCGACATTCAGCATTGCATGTTAAAAGTACGCAGCT ATGCTTACAATGTTGATCACGTAAAACTACATTGGACGAGTAGGAAAACACCAATCAGTGGCGGAGACATTACAGTACCGCAGTTTGAATTTACTCACAATGATACTTACGAAACCGTCGTAGGAATGCCACTAG GAAATTACTCAACATTGACTGCGGTGTTCACACTGGAACGTTCTTTGGGATTTTTCATCATAAATCTCTTCCTTCCATCGTTTTTGTTGGTCATAATATCGTGGATATCGTTCTGGTTGCACGTAGATGCAACAGCCGCCAGGGCATCGCTAGGAATTACATCCGTACTAACATTAGTGACCCAAAGCGGATCAATAAGATATATGATACCTTCACTCTCCTATCCAACG GCAATGGATCTTTGGTTTACAAGTTGTATTATCTTCGTATTTGCCGCCCTGCTGGAGTTTTCACTGGTCAATTATTTCTACATTCTGAGTGTTCGAGCCAGTAGAAAAGAACTTGCCACAGGAGTACCTGATCATGAAGAAGATGAAGAGAATGAAAATGACAACCAAACA GAGATGACTGAGAGAGGAAATGTCAACTATGAGTTTAATGGACCAATGATGCTTTACAAAGGAGAACTTTCATCATCGATGTCGGAACCAACAGATCTCAGATATCGTGCTGGAAGGGACTATGACGTAACCggtaaaaacaaagacaaaacgAAAAGAGCAAAAAAGGAAGCCATGTATAGGAGACGAGCGAAACTTTTCTTAAAAATTGCGACCagaattgacaaaacttgtcgATTTCTGTTCCCCGGACTGTTCGGTCTCTTTGCCATCATATTTTGGATCGTTTACCCGACTTTACGGGGCGGCGATAATAATTTACACGTGCATTTATAG